A DNA window from Halococcus salsus contains the following coding sequences:
- a CDS encoding helix-turn-helix domain-containing protein, with amino-acid sequence MAAETLRSATVSLTGMAADPVVARFDRSETVSIESTRYLGPVDDGRYVGLSDLRGDLDVARELLAASDRVERYDVAGTGEHGIVYAHYRSAGLIGDLLSILYRNDIVVDWPIDHRPADEPRTQLTVVGTAIGIRRAVAALPERVSLSVERVGQFDPAGDDALLTERQAALLDLAVREGYYEVPRGTTHRALAERLDLAPGTVSDRLQRVERRVMTAYAADGF; translated from the coding sequence ATGGCCGCCGAGACCCTCCGTTCCGCGACGGTGTCGTTGACCGGGATGGCAGCGGACCCCGTCGTCGCCCGGTTCGACCGGTCGGAGACGGTGTCGATCGAATCGACCCGGTACCTCGGGCCGGTCGACGACGGGCGGTACGTCGGGCTCTCCGACCTCCGGGGCGACCTCGACGTCGCGCGGGAACTCCTCGCGGCGAGCGACCGGGTCGAACGCTACGACGTCGCCGGCACCGGCGAGCACGGCATCGTCTACGCCCACTACCGGAGCGCGGGCCTCATCGGCGACCTGCTCTCGATCCTGTATCGGAACGACATCGTGGTCGACTGGCCGATCGACCACCGACCCGCCGACGAACCGCGGACCCAGCTCACGGTGGTCGGCACCGCCATCGGCATCCGGCGGGCGGTGGCGGCACTGCCCGAGCGGGTCTCGCTGTCGGTCGAGCGGGTGGGGCAGTTCGATCCGGCTGGAGACGACGCCCTCCTCACCGAGCGCCAGGCGGCGCTGCTCGACCTGGCGGTCCGGGAGGGGTACTACGAGGTGCCGCGCGGGACGACCCACCGCGCGCTCGCCGAGCGGCTCGACCTCGCGCCGGGCACCGTGAGCGACCGGCTCCAACGGGTCGAACGCCGGGTCATGACCGCCTACGCCGCCGACGGGTTCTGA
- a CDS encoding sodium:solute symporter family protein, translated as MVNQVYLGAFIVYLLLVLGIGLWGYTRTKTKDDFWVYGRNLGKWLATWSLVANFFSAVAAIGVIGETSQVGYAILVGVNFGLALGISGLYFVSHKVRALDKVTLSDIVANVTGREYARPVTGAILFGNAWVYLIIQLVGASVLVTAITGVPYEYMVWVIGIVFIAYTVLGGLVSVAWTDLLQGTVMVALMTLTAAYLVVDLGGFTATNTQFAAIDPQNVTPLGGQYTLITIVSSILGFFGTIFTGQNVIIRINATKDVETTKFHLAAGGVIIGSFLVVTTVLGAATGVTLDNAGVTVTNTDRAFPILITEYMPTLIGTVVILGIMSAILSTTDTRLHALGVTVSRDIYDYFRPNTSDEHQLKVSRYATVVFGLLATAISANPPGTIFDLYSFRAVLLTTGLLLPVYVALYWRGFDGRVILASMVLGGVVGVGTALAGGALFGVPATLLGVGVGALVLLVGRVVLYQVPTSQSTS; from the coding sequence ATGGTCAATCAGGTCTACCTCGGCGCGTTCATCGTCTACCTCCTCCTCGTGCTCGGGATCGGGCTGTGGGGCTACACCAGGACGAAGACCAAGGACGACTTCTGGGTCTACGGCAGAAATCTCGGGAAGTGGCTCGCGACGTGGTCGCTGGTGGCGAACTTCTTCAGCGCCGTCGCCGCCATTGGCGTCATCGGCGAGACCTCGCAGGTGGGCTACGCGATCCTCGTCGGCGTCAACTTCGGGCTGGCGCTCGGTATTAGTGGACTGTACTTCGTCTCCCACAAGGTCAGAGCGCTCGACAAGGTCACCCTCTCGGATATCGTCGCCAACGTGACGGGCCGGGAGTACGCCCGTCCCGTGACCGGCGCGATCCTGTTCGGCAACGCCTGGGTCTACCTCATCATCCAGCTCGTCGGCGCGAGCGTGCTCGTCACCGCCATCACGGGGGTTCCCTACGAGTACATGGTCTGGGTCATCGGGATCGTCTTCATCGCCTACACGGTGCTCGGCGGGCTCGTGAGCGTGGCCTGGACCGACCTGCTCCAGGGGACGGTGATGGTGGCGCTGATGACCCTCACAGCAGCCTACCTCGTCGTCGACTTGGGTGGATTCACCGCGACGAACACCCAGTTCGCCGCCATCGACCCACAGAACGTCACCCCGCTCGGCGGCCAGTACACCCTGATCACGATCGTGAGTTCGATCCTCGGCTTCTTCGGGACGATTTTTACTGGACAGAACGTCATCATCCGGATCAACGCCACGAAGGACGTCGAGACCACGAAGTTCCACCTCGCGGCCGGCGGGGTGATCATCGGGAGCTTCCTCGTCGTCACAACAGTTTTGGGTGCTGCAACGGGTGTCACGCTCGACAACGCGGGGGTCACGGTCACCAACACCGACCGGGCGTTCCCGATACTGATCACCGAGTACATGCCGACGCTGATCGGGACGGTGGTCATCCTCGGGATCATGAGCGCCATCCTCTCGACCACCGACACCCGTCTCCACGCGCTCGGGGTGACGGTGAGCCGGGACATCTACGACTACTTCCGGCCGAACACCTCGGACGAACACCAACTCAAGGTCTCGCGGTACGCCACGGTGGTCTTCGGGCTGCTCGCGACCGCCATCAGCGCGAACCCGCCGGGAACGATCTTCGACCTCTACAGCTTCCGGGCGGTGTTGCTCACCACTGGCCTTCTTCTACCCGTCTACGTCGCGCTCTACTGGCGCGGGTTCGACGGCCGGGTCATCCTCGCCTCGATGGTGCTCGGCGGGGTGGTCGGCGTCGGCACCGCGCTCGCGGGCGGAGCCCTGTTCGGCGTGCCCGCGACGCTGCTCGGTGTCGGCGTCGGTGCGCTCGTCCTCCTGGTCGGTCGCGTAGTGCTCTATCAGGTCCCGACGTCACAGTCGACGTCCTGA
- the glpR gene encoding HTH-type transcriptional regulator GlpR: protein MLPATRRRTVIELVSENGGCSVNELATELEVSKATVRRDLGALADEGLVERTHGGAVPVTSVGRERSHQQKGIRNLTEKATIAERAAAEMVGEQVVFFDAGTTTMEVAKRLSTDEAALAVTNSPLVALELAAEDRDVKLTGGTLRGRTRALVGPTAEGFMERMRFDLLVLGTNAVDADGLMTPNEAEARMKELMIERSKRVVLVADHTKLGERSVVRFADLAAIDTFVTDRPPGETERKSLENADVRMLVGES, encoded by the coding sequence ATGCTACCCGCCACGCGGAGACGGACGGTCATCGAGCTGGTGTCCGAGAACGGGGGCTGTTCGGTGAACGAGCTCGCCACGGAACTCGAGGTCTCGAAGGCGACCGTTCGTCGCGACCTCGGCGCGCTCGCGGACGAGGGCCTGGTCGAACGCACCCACGGCGGCGCGGTGCCGGTGACGAGCGTGGGCCGCGAACGGAGCCACCAGCAAAAGGGGATCCGGAACCTCACCGAGAAGGCGACGATCGCCGAGCGCGCGGCCGCGGAGATGGTCGGCGAGCAGGTGGTGTTCTTCGACGCGGGGACGACCACGATGGAGGTCGCGAAGCGGCTATCGACCGACGAGGCCGCCCTGGCGGTCACGAACTCGCCGCTGGTCGCGCTCGAACTCGCCGCCGAGGACCGCGACGTGAAGCTCACCGGCGGAACGCTGCGCGGCAGAACGCGGGCCCTGGTGGGCCCGACCGCCGAGGGGTTCATGGAACGGATGCGCTTCGACCTCCTCGTGCTCGGGACGAACGCGGTCGACGCCGACGGGCTGATGACGCCGAACGAGGCGGAGGCCCGGATGAAGGAGCTCATGATCGAGCGCTCGAAGCGGGTCGTACTGGTCGCCGACCACACCAAACTCGGCGAACGCAGCGTGGTCCGGTTCGCCGACCTCGCGGCCATCGACACGTTCGTCACGGACCGACCGCCCGGCGAGACCGAACGCAAGTCGCTCGAGAACGCCGACGTCCGAATGCTGGTGGGTGAATCGTGA